One Anaeromyxobacter diazotrophicus genomic window, TGGGCAGGACCGAGAGCGTCTCCTTCGGCGGGAGCGCCACGAACCCGTGCTGGTCGACGAAGGCTCGCAGGAGGTCGAGCTTCGCCGCGCTCGCCTCGACCAGCTCGTCGCGCTTCGGGTGGTCGGCGGCGAGGGCGTCCTTCACCCGGTTGATGAGCGCCGCGCCCACCGGCGCGGGCTCGTTCGGGAAGAGCTGTCCGAAGAGGCGGCGCGACACCTCCTCCAGCTCACCGCGCGAGCGGGCGAAGTCCTCGCGCGCGGCCTTCACCGTCTCCTCGGGGCCGAGGTCGGTCTGGAGCGCCAGCGGGAACTTCTTCCGGAAGAGCTCCGCGCCGAGGCGCCAGTCGCGGGTGGCGCGGGCGGGGAGCGTCTTCTCGAGGAACGCCTGGTGCGCCTGCAAGGCCGTCACCGCCAGCTTCCGCGCCTGCTCCGCGCGGCGATCGCCCTTCGTGAAGGCGGCCACTTCCGTCTGGAAGAACTCGATCCGGCCCCGGTTGTCCTTCACCGCCTGCTCGAGGTGGACCTTCGAGACCTGCTCCATCCACCGCTCGCGCGCTCGCAGCCAGGCCGGGAGCGCGGCGAGCTGCGAGGCCGCCGCGCGCCGCCGCTCGACGACCGTACCCCAGGTGCCGTGGACCAGGTCCGAGAGCCGCGCCGCCACCACCTCGCGCGGGTCGAAGTAGGTGAAGCCGTCGCGGAGGCGCGGGTCCCAGGCCCACTCCCGGATCTCCGTCAGCTCGAGGAGCTCGAGCGCGATCCCGTCCTGCAGGATGGCCGCGTCCACCTGGGCGTCCGGGTCGAGCGCGGCCCGGTCGATGCCGGCGAGCTCGCCCTGCTGCGCCCTCAGCTCCACCGCGCGCCGCTCCACGCCCTTGGGCGTGACGTCGGAGAGCTTCCCGGCGAAGCGGTGGTCGCCCATGTAGTCGGCGAGGTAGGGCTTCGCGCGGAAGAGGCCGTCGAGGTACCGCTGCTCGAGCGCGGCGAGGCGCTGGGCGGGGGAGGCAGGGGTTGCGGACCGCGCGACGTGCGGGACCGTCAGGAACGCCAGCAGCAGGAGTGTGCGCACGGTGGGGGTCTCCAGGCGATTCGAGGTAGGATCGGCCAGGTCTCAGGGGCGGGCTGCCGCCGGGACGCGCCCGACGATCGCATCGAACGTGCGACGCGCTATCGCGAGAGCTTCGTCTGCTTCGTCGGACGGAGGCTCAGCTTGTTCACCGGGGTACCGGAACTTCCAGGCGTACTCCGTGAGTGGCGCGGCATCCTCCACCACGCCCGCGAGCGAGCCGTCGATCGCGAGCACGGCCTCGCCGATCTCCTCGATGCTGTGCGTCTTCCGGAAGGTCCGGCCGTGAAGGACGAGGAAAGCCTTCAACGCCTTCTCCGCCGCTTGCTGGGCATGAAAGACCACCGCGTCGAGGAGCGAAGGGTCGGCCGCGCGAGCGACGCCCGCGGTACGCAGATCCGAATCCGCCCGCGCGAGCCACCCCTTCACCTCGCGCAACGTCGCGGCGTCAGGGGGCAACGAGGGCTCCTTCGCGAGCGACGGTAGCGGGGAGCGAAGCGACGACCGAGAGCCGCTCGTCGAAGGCGGACCGTGTCCAGACGAGCACGTCGGCCGCGACGCCGGTTCCTCGCAGGGCGCGGTAGGCGAGCTTGGCGCGGCGGCGCTCCGGGGGAGCGTCGTCCGGTACGACGAGCAGCAGGTCGTAGTCGCTATCGGGTCCGCTCTCGCCGCGGGCCCGCGAGCCGAACAGGTACACGCGCTCGGGCTGGTAGGCCGCTCGCAGCCGGCGCACCAGCTCCTCGAGCACGGGATCGTCCCGTCTGAGGTCCGCCCTGTTCATGCGTCGATCCTACTGCGGGGACGTGCGTCGCGCGACCCTGGCGAGAAGCGTGGCCACCGCCGCCGTGACGGGCTGCCCGGTCCTGCGCTCCACGTACAGCCACTCGCCGGAGGGGTTCACCTCCAGGAACACGTGCTCGCCGTCCTCGCGCCGGCGGAGGTCGAGGGCGGCGTAGGTGAGGCCGAGGGCGCGGACGAAGCGCTGGAGCTTCGAGGCGACGGCGGGCGGCAGCGGGACGGGGCGCATGCGGGCGCGGGGGAGGGCGGCGCGGACGTCGACCGGGTCGGCCTCGACGTCGATCTCGGCGGCGAAGAGGTCGTCGCCGACCACCGTCACGCGCAGGTCGGTGCCGGGCACGCGCTCCTGGATCATGAGCGGCAGGTGGCGGACGGAGGCGAAGAGGGCGCGATCGCCCTGGCGGGCGAGCGCGGTGTGGCGCAGGAGCGCCGGGGCACCGGTGACGTTCTTGTGGATGGTCGCGCCGTCGGGCCGGGCGGCGACGAAGGCGCGCGCGGCGGCGGGGTCGTTCGTGACCAGCGTCTCGGGGATGGCGAGGGCGAGCCGCGCGGCCAGCGCGAGCTGGCGCGGCTTGTGCTCGGCAGCCTCGTCGCGGGCGGGGTCGTTCACCCAGCGCGCGTCGAGCGCGGACCAGAACGCGCCCAGCGCGTCGTCGGCAGCGCAGAAGGCGCCGTCGCGGCGGCGGCCGCGCAGGGAGGGGTGGAGGCGGTACGGCTCCGGGCGGCGCCACCAGACGGCGCGGACCCGCTCCGGGTCGAGCGCGTCGCCCGAGCGCAGCGCCCCGCGCCACGAGGACCCGGCGTCGAGGTGGAGCGCCAGCGTCGCGCGCTCGGGAAAGCGCGCCGTGTCGAAGGAGGTGGCGGGGACGCGGCGGCGCCGAAGCTCGGCGAGGACCGCGCGCGCGTGGGAATCGGCCGCCGGCGCGACGACCAGGACGGTTCCGCGCCGGCGGCTCACGGCAATCGCGCTACTTCTTCGCCTTGCGCGCGCCGCGCTTGGCCGCGGTCTTCCGCGCCGGCGCCTTCTTCGTCGCCTTGCGCGCGGTGGTCTTGCGGGCCGTGGTCTTCTTCGCAGCCGGCTTCTTTGCGCCGCGCTTGGCGCTGGCGCGCTTGGTCTTCAGGTCGGCCATCAGGTGCGGCGGGTCTGTGTTGGAACCCATCGTGTGCTCCCCCGGGTTGGTCCGATGCAGCCGCCGAGCGTGCGCTCGGCCGGTCGCTATTGTCTTAGCATAGTCAGCGCCGATCGCGCGGCCCAAGACCGGCACGCAGGGCTCGCGCGTCGATCGCGATCGGGTCGTCGGAATCGGCGCGAGCACATTGTGTGAGGAGTCGGTCGAGGCTGGTGCGAGCCTCGTCGATGCGGCCGAGGCGCGACTGCGCGCGAGCTTCCAGCAGCATCATCCGGGGCATGGCCCAAGCGCCGCGCGATCCGAGTTGTGACCATACGGATCGGAAGCGCCGGGCGGCCTCGAGCACGGCCACGTCCTCACCAGCGGCACTCGCGATCTCGGCCAGCAAGAACGACGGCGGCAGCCCCCATTCCGGCACGGGCTCGACCGCATCGAGCGCTCTCAACCGGGCGGTCGCGCCGGGCGCGTCGCCTGTTCGCCACGCGATGGCTGCAGTGGCGAGCTCGTGATCGGGAGTGCGCGGCTGGAGATGTGCCAGGAGTTCGCGCGCGTGTGCGACATCGCCGAGGAGTGCGAGGTCGGCTGCTAGCGTGGCCGCTGCCCCTGGATTCGTCGTACCCGCTTGCTGCACCTCGGACCACACCGCCGACGCTGGGGCCGTACCGACCAGGGCCAGCGCGAGGCCCACGTGACGATCCCACGCGTCGATCTTCGGAGATGCTCGCGCTGCGAGCTCGACGGATTCCCTACGGCGACCCTGCGCGCCGACGGCGATCGCGAGGTAGGCGCTCGCGCGTTGACGGTCCGGATAGTCGTGCATGGCGCGTCGAAGCGCCCGCTCTGCGTCGATGAAGTCGCCGCGCGAGAACTGAACTGCGGCGAGATCGATGAAAGGCGAGGGATCCGATGCCGAGGAGGCGTTCTTTCGAGCCTCTTCGAGCGACCGATCGAGGTCCCCCATCCACACCGCCCCGCGCACCGCCGCCGCCCGCAGCGCCGGATTCTGCGGCAGCCGAGCCCAGCGGTCGAGCAGCGTCCGCAGCTCCTCCTTGCGTTGCAGCTTCCCGAGCGCGTGGACGAGGCTCCGCACCGCGTTCTCGAAGAAGGGGTCGAGCTCTGCCGCCTTCTGGAGGTACGGGATGGCGCCCGCGTAGTCGCTCCGGTCATACAGGAGGTCGCCAGCCAGATACAGCGCGTGCTTGTCGTCCGGGTAACGCCGGATGAGGTCGTCGTACCGCCGCAGCGCGCCCGCGTCGTCGCCGGCCAGGTGCGCCTGCAGCGCCAGCACGAGCGACCGCTCGCGCGCCGGGAGCTGCGCCTCGTCGCGCAGCGCCGACGAGAGCTCGGCCTCGATGAACGGCCGCTGGGACCCGGCCGACCCAGACACGTTGATGGTGCTCGCCAGGTACGCGAGCTGGTAGTGGGCGAGCGCGAAGCCCGGATCCGCCGCCACCGCGGCGCGGAAGAAGTCGGAGCAGCCGAT contains:
- a CDS encoding DUF885 domain-containing protein, which produces MRTLLLLAFLTVPHVARSATPASPAQRLAALEQRYLDGLFRAKPYLADYMGDHRFAGKLSDVTPKGVERRAVELRAQQGELAGIDRAALDPDAQVDAAILQDGIALELLELTEIREWAWDPRLRDGFTYFDPREVVAARLSDLVHGTWGTVVERRRAAASQLAALPAWLRARERWMEQVSKVHLEQAVKDNRGRIEFFQTEVAAFTKGDRRAEQARKLAVTALQAHQAFLEKTLPARATRDWRLGAELFRKKFPLALQTDLGPEETVKAAREDFARSRGELEEVSRRLFGQLFPNEPAPVGAALINRVKDALAADHPKRDELVEASAAKLDLLRAFVDQHGFVALPPKETLSVLPMPEFKRGGGGAEYLSPDALDKQAPFHGTYYVEPVDPTWPAEKAESYLRGNNTYEITLTAAHEALPGHHTQAWWARRDPSALRATLWSGPFAEGWAVYGEGLVVKNGFGGEQNDRYRFMDLRGHMIVASNAILDAGLQGGEMTDAEAVRFMVEEGFQEQTQAERKLLRAKLDSTQLTQYFLGFTEIGRLEEDARAAGAFDQRGFDEKLLSHGTIAVKHLRRFVLGK
- a CDS encoding HEPN domain-containing protein — encoded protein: MPPDAATLREVKGWLARADSDLRTAGVARAADPSLLDAVVFHAQQAAEKALKAFLVLHGRTFRKTHSIEEIGEAVLAIDGSLAGVVEDAAPLTEYAWKFRYPGEQAEPPSDEADEALAIARRTFDAIVGRVPAAARP
- a CDS encoding nucleotidyltransferase domain-containing protein, which gives rise to MNRADLRRDDPVLEELVRRLRAAYQPERVYLFGSRARGESGPDSDYDLLLVVPDDAPPERRRAKLAYRALRGTGVAADVLVWTRSAFDERLSVVASLPATVAREGALVAP
- a CDS encoding MvdC/MvdD family ATP grasp protein, which produces MSRRRGTVLVVAPAADSHARAVLAELRRRRVPATSFDTARFPERATLALHLDAGSSWRGALRSGDALDPERVRAVWWRRPEPYRLHPSLRGRRRDGAFCAADDALGAFWSALDARWVNDPARDEAAEHKPRQLALAARLALAIPETLVTNDPAAARAFVAARPDGATIHKNVTGAPALLRHTALARQGDRALFASVRHLPLMIQERVPGTDLRVTVVGDDLFAAEIDVEADPVDVRAALPRARMRPVPLPPAVASKLQRFVRALGLTYAALDLRRREDGEHVFLEVNPSGEWLYVERRTGQPVTAAVATLLARVARRTSPQ